The Tardibacter chloracetimidivorans region CTGCTGCCACCACCCCCCGAATGACCTGCGCTACGGCTGCTCGGAAGCCCAGGCGCTTACAACGGTGGCGTCGCTTCCCGCACCTGCCGATCACAAGGTTGAGCCTAGAGAACCATTAGAGAACAAAATCTGCTGGCGAAGGCTTGTGGATCGGTTAGGCATGGGCGGATGGAGAGCATAACGAGCCCGAGCGAGCTATCGAGCGATGACTTTGTGCGGCGCTTCGCGCTGCGCCCCGGCCAATTAATGTGGCTCCTTGGCGCGGGTGCGTCGGTTTCAGCCGGCATCCCCAGCGCTTGGGATATGATCTGGCAATTCAAGCAAACGTTGTTCGTTGCCCAACGCAAGGCGTCGCCGCAGAGTGTCGCCGATCTCGGTAATCCTGCGATCCGCGCGCTGTTAGACTCGCACATTGCGAGTTCCGAGCGACTACCGTCTCCGGGTTCACCGGATGAATACGCGGCGCTCTTCGAAGCAACCTACCCGGTGGAGCGCGAAGATGCCTGCGCGAGAACGTATGGCACAACGGGCACGTTGAGCGTCGTTGCACTCGACGCTCCGGAACTGGCGGGGCAATTGATCGGCGCGCAAAAATGGCCCATCGCAGTGAAGCTGCACGGCGATTTCCGCTCGCGTCGGCTTAAGAACACGACCGATGAGCTGCGCCAGCAGGATGCGGCGCTTCGTCAGCAGCTCGTGGATGCCTGCCGACGATCCGGCCTCGTAGTCGCCGGCTACAGCGGGCGCGACGATTCAGTGATGGACGCGCTTGAAACGGCGCTCAATCAGCCGGGCGGTTATCCTGGCGGACTGTTCTGGCTGCATCGCGGTAGCGATCCACCGCTCGGGCGGGTCATCCGACTTCTCCAGCGCGCCAGCGACGCGGGCGTTGAGTGCGGGCTGGTGCGGATTGAGAGCTTCGATGAGATATTACGTGATCTCGTGCGGCTGCTGCCCGCGCTCGACACATCCGCTCTCAACGCGCTGGCAACAGGACGGTCGCGCGTGTCGGGCGCTCCCGAGCCCTCGGGCCAGCGGGGCTGGCCCCTCATTCGGCTCAACGGGCTTGCCGTCACCATCCCGGCCAATTGCCGCAAGCTGGTATGCACGATCGAGGGTGTCGCAGCGGCGCGTTCGGCGGTCGCCGAGGCGAACGCGCGCCTGATCGTGACGCGCACGCAAGCGGGCGTGCTCGGTTTCGGCAGCGATGCCGAGTTCCGTCGAGTGTTCGACCCGTTCGGAATCACTGCGTTCGATCTGGCCACCTTCGAGAAGCGGCGCCTGCGCTATGAGTCCGGCGAACGCGGCCTGCTACGCGATGCCTTGGTAGAGGCGCTGTGTGCCGCCAAGAATGTTCGTGCGATCCGCCGCCGCAGCGCTGATTTGCTCGTGCCAGTAGATCCCGCCGACAGCGCATGGGATGGGCTTCGCGCGATAACTCATCAGACGACTGGCACCGTGCCCAAACACCCGGACCTGAAATGGCACGAGGGGGTCGGGGTCCGGCTTGACTGGGCAGACGACGGTCTTTGGCTGCTGCTTGATCCAAAGATCGTGTTTGAGGGTGTCACGGACGCGACCAAAGCGATCACCGCCGACTTCGCGCGCGAACGGACGGTGAAGCGCTATAATCGTGATCTCGATCGGCTTATCGATTTTTGGGCAAAGCGCCTTGCCGGCGAAGCGCTTCTGGCGCTGTCGATTGGCGACGGGATCGATGCTCGCTTCGCAGTCGGGAAGAACACGGCCTTCTCCAAGCTGGTGCAGCCATGACGAGCGAGATCGCCCCGACCATATGGTATCCCGAACCCGAGCTGGTGTTCCATCCCGAGCGAACGAGCGAGCGGGACATTCATCCGCTGCGCGGGCTCAAGCGGTTCGGCCCCCATTCGCGCGGTTTGGTGCAATCGCCGATCCGGGTAGCGACGCTGGCCCCGAAGGGCGAGTCCGAGCGACTGTTCGCATTCATGCGTGAGCTGAGCCAGAGCGTGCGCCCGGTCGAGCGAACCGACTATCTGCCGGATTGGCCGGGCTTCAATACCGTGTTCGACATGCGCGTGACGGCGGCAACCAAGAAATGCCGTGTCGAGCTGGACGGATCGTTTGAGAGCGAAATGGCACAATCGGCGATGCCGCACGTGTTGCTCGCCGAACAGCTCGTTCGTGCGATCCAGCCCCTTGAGGCGTTCCGCAGCGACTTCGATGTCTTGTTCATCTACCTACCGCAGCGGTGGGAGCGTGGCTTCTACGGCGCGGGGGACGATTTCGATCTCCACGATCATCTCAAAGCCTATACGGCCGCGCGCGGGATGCCGATCCAGATCGTGCGCGAAGACAAGGCGCTCGCTTATCGCTGCCGTGCGAGCGTGATGTGGCGAGTCGGGCTGGCGCTGTATGCCAAGGCCGGCGGCGTTCCCTGGCAGCTAGCCGACGTGGACCCAGAAACAGCCTATATCGGCATTTCCTATGCGGTGCGGTCGAACGGTGCCGACAAACCGCGATTTGTGACTTGTTGCAGCCAGGTGTTCGACGCGGAGGGCGCCGGCTTGGAGTTTATCGCCTACGATACCGCCGATGTGCAGGTGCAACGCGATAATCCCTTTTTATCACAGGCTGAGATGTTCCGTGTCATCACGCGGTCGATGACGCTGTATCGTCACCGGCATGGCGGACGCTCGCCGCGCCGGGTCATGGTCCACAAATCGACCGAGTTCAAAGACGCAGAAGTGCTCGGCTGCTTCGAGGCGCTACCGCTGTGCGAGGCGGTCGATTTGATTCAGGTGGTCGAGGATGTGGGCTGGCGCGGCGCGCGTTGGGAACGCGACCAAGCCAATTCGGGAGGTAAGGCGGCGGCGTTTCCAATTAAGCGTGGCTCACTGATCGGGCTTGGCGAGCGCGAGGCACTACTGTGGATGCACGGTGCCGTGGAGACTTTGGGACCGAAAACCTATTTTCAGGGTCAGCGCGGCACGCCGCGTCCGATCCGACTTGTCCGCCATGCCGGGCACGGCACGTGGGACGACAGCGCCCGCGCGGCGCTCGCCTTGTCGAAGATGAACTGGAACAATGACGGGCTGTATGATCCGCTACCCGTAACGATGAGTTATGCGAAGGTGCTGGCGCGCGTCCTCAAGCGCATGACGAATCTAGGCAGCACACCCTACCAATTCCGATTCTTCATGTAGTGAAAGTTCGTTGCACCCCACAGGATTCGAACTTTTTGCCGTCGATGGCCGCCGTGCCTACGATCGTGTTAACACTGAGTTTTCGCTGATCGTAGCCTGTGCGGCTGACGCGCACAAACGGCGGCCGGCGGCGGAATTTGGTGCCCCGTGCAGGATAAACATAACGAATACATCCCGTTGTTCCTACTACCGTAGCGCCGCCAAACACCGAAACGAGCCAGCGATCGTCGCCGTCGAACGTCGCTTGCGCTTCGCCCGCAATCCGCACCCTTCCTGAACCGTTGCAGGATGGAGATATACGTGTTTCATTTAAACATCGGAAATGATACATATGCGTTATGGACGCTTCGCAAGACTCCGAGCATTGGCTAGCATTGCTGCACCAAATCCCTGCGAAGCCGCCCTATCTGCGTGTGAAAATCTGGCGCCGCTTGCAGGCGATTGGCGCAGTGCCGCTCAAGAACGCTGTTCATGTGCTCCCCCGTCGCGAGGAGAACGAAACCGCATTTCGCGATCTGCTGGCAGAGATCACGACCAGCGGCGGCGAGGCGGTGCTGATCGACGCGCAGATGATCGAAGGCCAGAGCGACGTTGAGCTGC contains the following coding sequences:
- a CDS encoding argonaute/piwi family protein; amino-acid sequence: MTSEIAPTIWYPEPELVFHPERTSERDIHPLRGLKRFGPHSRGLVQSPIRVATLAPKGESERLFAFMRELSQSVRPVERTDYLPDWPGFNTVFDMRVTAATKKCRVELDGSFESEMAQSAMPHVLLAEQLVRAIQPLEAFRSDFDVLFIYLPQRWERGFYGAGDDFDLHDHLKAYTAARGMPIQIVREDKALAYRCRASVMWRVGLALYAKAGGVPWQLADVDPETAYIGISYAVRSNGADKPRFVTCCSQVFDAEGAGLEFIAYDTADVQVQRDNPFLSQAEMFRVITRSMTLYRHRHGGRSPRRVMVHKSTEFKDAEVLGCFEALPLCEAVDLIQVVEDVGWRGARWERDQANSGGKAAAFPIKRGSLIGLGEREALLWMHGAVETLGPKTYFQGQRGTPRPIRLVRHAGHGTWDDSARAALALSKMNWNNDGLYDPLPVTMSYAKVLARVLKRMTNLGSTPYQFRFFM
- a CDS encoding SIR2 family protein, coding for MSVVALDAPELAGQLIGAQKWPIAVKLHGDFRSRRLKNTTDELRQQDAALRQQLVDACRRSGLVVAGYSGRDDSVMDALETALNQPGGYPGGLFWLHRGSDPPLGRVIRLLQRASDAGVECGLVRIESFDEILRDLVRLLPALDTSALNALATGRSRVSGAPEPSGQRGWPLIRLNGLAVTIPANCRKLVCTIEGVAAARSAVAEANARLIVTRTQAGVLGFGSDAEFRRVFDPFGITAFDLATFEKRRLRYESGERGLLRDALVEALCAAKNVRAIRRRSADLLVPVDPADSAWDGLRAITHQTTGTVPKHPDLKWHEGVGVRLDWADDGLWLLLDPKIVFEGVTDATKAITADFARERTVKRYNRDLDRLIDFWAKRLAGEALLALSIGDGIDARFAVGKNTAFSKLVQP